A part of Gouania willdenowi chromosome 2, fGouWil2.1, whole genome shotgun sequence genomic DNA contains:
- the LOC114476724 gene encoding uncharacterized protein LOC114476724 has protein sequence MNEADKAKTAFVTPIGFWEFNRMPQGVTNAPSTFQRLMEKSMGDIHLKEVLVFIDDLIIFSDTLEEHEQRLLRVLPRLKEYGLKLSPEKCKLFQTSVKYLGHIVSEKGVETDPDKILALKSWPIPRTLKEVKSFLGFAGYYRRFIKGYSAIAKPLNDLTRGYTPTSKAQKRSSPVKTQDPKQPGERWSPVCQLAFETLIEKLTSSPVLGFANPKLQYILHTDASNIGLGAALYQEQEGQLRVIAYASRGLSASKSRYPAHKLEFLALKWSVCEKFHDYLYGANFVVVTDNNPLTYLLTTAKLDAASHRWLAALSTYTFKLQYRAGKQNLDADALSRRPHNHPTDLTVQKDWDLINQFHGEHVIELGELEELDPDIVSAICHRCLVTSQPSGSGESTIALVESLSLSAKAIPDCYASEDLHGLTVVPSLSHLSLKEKQRADPVIREVIHQMETGEMVPPRPRQELPDLVLLMRELNRLELREDILYRRRRDGDQVSFQLVLPEELRSVIFTSLHDDMGHMGIERTLDLVRSRFFWPHMASDIETKIKTCNRCVRRKALPERSAPLVNIKTTRPLELLCMDYLSLEPDQSNTKNILVFTDHFTKFAIAILTANQKAKTVVKCLWENFIVCYRIPERLHTDQGTDFESKLIKELCQLAGIVKTRTTPYHPRGNPVERFNRTLLNMLGTLKHDGRTM, from the coding sequence ATGAACGAAGCCGACAAAGCTAAAACCGCTTTTGTGACACCCATTGGATTTTGGGAATTCAATCGAATGCCCCAAGGAGTAACGAATGCTCCATCTACATTCCAGCGGTTAATGGAGAAGAGCATGGGTGATATCCATTTGAAAGAGgttcttgtttttattgatgatcTCATTATCTTCTCAGACACGTTGGAGGAACACGAGCAAAGGCTGCTGCGGGTATTACCTCGCCTAAAAGAATACGGTTTGAAGCTCTCTCCTGAGAAATGTAAACTGTTCCAGACGTCTGTTAAGTACCTGGGACATATTGTTTCGGAGAAGGGAGTagaaactgatccagataagATCCTTGCTTTGAAATCCTGGCCAATTCCAAGAACTCTGAAGGAAGTAAAGTCGTTTTTAGGATTCGCTGGATATTACCGGAGGTTCATCAAAGGGTACTCCGCCATTGCAAAACCCCTCAATGATTTGACGCGTGGCTATACACCTACCTCCAAAGCCCAGAAAAGGTCCAGTCCAGTTAAAACTCAGGACCCGAAACAGCCCGGAGAGCGATGGTCCCCTGTTTGTCAGCTTGCATTTGAAACACTCATTGAGAAATTAACCAGTTCCCCAGTCCTTGGTTTTGCTAACCCAAAGCTGCAATACATTTTACATACCGACGCTAGTAATATTGGGCTCGGCGCAGCGTTATATCAAGAACAAGAAGGTCAGCTGAGAGTGATCGCTTATGCCAGTCGGGGTCTGTCAGCAAGCAAGTCGAGGTATCCTGCACACAAATTAGAATTCCTTGCACTGAAATGGAGTGTATGCGAAAAGTTTCACGATTACCTGTACGGGGCCAACTTTGTGGTAGTGACGGACAACAACCCGCTTACCTACCTGTTAACAACAGCAAAGTTGGATGCCGCCAGTCACAGATGGCTTGCCGCCCTGTCCACCTACACTTTTAAGCTGCAATATCGAGCTGGGAAGCAGAACCTTGACGCCGACGCTTTATCTCGCCGTCCTCACAACCACCCTACTGACCTGACGGTACAGAAAGATTGGGACCTGATCAACCAGTTCCATGGAGAGCATGTCATTGAACTGGGTGAATTGGAAGAACTTGACCCAGACATTGTTTCCGCCATCTGCCATCGCTGTCTTGTCACCAGTCAGCCCAGTGGTTCGGGAGAGAGTACCATCGCCTTGGTCGAGTCCCTGAGCCTGTCGGCTAAAGCCATTCCTGACTGCTATGCCAGTGAAGACCTCCATGGCCTAACAGTTGTCCCTTCCCTGTCACACCTGAGCCTCAAGGAAAAGCAACGTGCGGATCCAGTGATAAGGGAGGTCATCCATCAGATGGAGACTGGGGAAATGGTTCCTCCAAGGCCAAGACAAGAACTCCCAGACCTTGTGCTGTTGATGAGGGAGCTGAACCGCCTCGAGTTGCGAGAAGACATCTTGTACCGGAGGAGGCGAGATGGGGACCAAGTCTCGTTCCAGCTAGTGTTACCAGAGGAGCTGAGGTCTGTAATCTTTACAAGCTTGCATGATGACATGGGACATATGGGCATTGAGCGGACCTTAGACCTTGTACGCTCCCGGTTTTTCTGGCCTCACATGGCATCTGATATTGAGACCAAGATCAAGACATGCAACCGCTGTGTGAGACGCAAGGCACTCCCAGAAAGATCAGCACCCCTTGTTAATATCAAGACCACTCGTCCTTTGGAGTTACTTTGCATGGACTACCTATCACTCGAACCAGATCAGagcaacaccaaaaacattctTGTCTTCACCGACCACTTTACAAAGTTTGCAATAGCCATTCTCACCGCCAATCAAAAGGCCAAGACGGTGGTAAAATGTCTATGGGAGAACTTCATCGTGTGCTACAGGATACCAGAACGACTCCACACTGACCAAGGGACAGACTTTGAGTCCAAGTTGATCAAAGAGCTTTGCCAACTCGCTGGGATTGTAAAGACCAGAACTACCCCTTACCATCCTCGGGGAAACCCAGTGGAGAGATTCAACCGAACCCTACTCAACATGCTGGGAACACTGAAACACGATGGAAGAACTATGTAA